One genomic window of Punica granatum isolate Tunisia-2019 chromosome 1, ASM765513v2, whole genome shotgun sequence includes the following:
- the LOC116213571 gene encoding protein BPS1, chloroplastic-like, translating to MSRPQEPHRPFFPFGNPFRMMSPKGSQLSQALLELLNSFEETLAERLRKLETVGDVLSLAWMKSAMESLCETHKEIKTLIARLELPVSDWDEKWIDVYLDISIKLLDISNAFSSELSRMNQGHLLLQCALHNLEANSPQQFVRARSSLDGWRRQIRTKNPRLQKCCSFLDGLMETLNLPKVKNSAKGKVLMRAMYGVKVQTLFICSVFVAAFSGSSKKLFESDVADTYLWAQDFKHLRGNVNLKIRKKLSSQSGHLVKELEGVDTAVEKLYPLTQNDFISLEEESLRSSVKQLGIEADKLSGGLNLLVKEVDGFFQIVLTGRDALLSSLRATCTGTDPTVGKRVGQSVV from the coding sequence ATGAGCCGGCCCCAGGAACCACACCGACCCTTTTTCCCATTTGGAAATCCTTTCAGGATGATGTCACCAAAGGGATCTCAATTATCTCAAGCTCTTCTTGAACTGTTGAACTCTTTTGAGGAAACTTTGGCAGAGAGATTGAGAAAGCTTGAGACCGTGGGTGATGTTCTTAGTTTGGCGTGGATGAAGTCTGCCATGGAGTCGCTTTGTGAAACCCACAAAGAGATTAAGACCCTTATCGCTAGACTTGAGCTTCCTGTTTCCGACTGGGATGAAAAATGGATCGATGTTTATCTTGACATTAGTATTAAGTTGCTTGATATCAGCAATGCGTTTAGCTCGGAGCTATCGCGCATGAACCAAGGCCATCTGTTGCTCCAATGTGCTCTGCATAATTTGGAAGCGAACTCTCCGCAGCAGTTTGTTCGTGCTCGATCTTCCCTTGATGGCTGGAGGAGGCAGATCAGGACAAAGAACCCTCGCCTTCAGAAGTGTTGCAGTTTTCTGGATGGGCTGATGGAGACTCTTAACTTGCCTAAGGTCAAGAACTCTGCCAAAGGAAAGGTTCTGATGCGGGCAATGTATGGAGTTAAGGTGCAGACACTCTTTATATGCAGTGTCTTTGTTGCTGCCTTCTCTGGCTCCTCCAAGAAGTTGTTCGAATCAGATGTTGCTGACACATACTTGTGGGCACAAGATTTCAAGCACCTACGAGGAAATGTAAACctgaaaataaggaaaaagcTCTCTAGCCAGAGCGGACATCTCGTGAAGGAGCTCGAGGGGGTTGATACCGCAGTCGAGAAACTATATCCACTGACACAGAATGACTTCATCTCGCTGGAGGAAGAATCATTGCGGAGTTCCGTCAAACAACTAGGAATTGAGGCGGACAAACTTTCAGGAGGACTTAATCTTCTCGTTAAGGAAGTAGATGGCTTTTTCCAGATAGTTCTAACTGGGCGCGACGCACTGCTAAGTAGTCTAAGAGCAACCTGTACAGGTACTGACCCAACAGTAGGGAAAAGGGTAGGACAGTCGGTGGTATGA
- the LOC116213556 gene encoding mechanosensitive ion channel protein 1, mitochondrial, giving the protein MARVLFSCLESVCRSAKPSSKFPSLMSGRSYMSCSKHLAEACRETSHPFVNQVFCPVASPTLIRGFPSTHVRTLAPVSVPDTQHYNDKPSNAFSAKFSQSQFRRALYPVSVSPVLNSRRYLSFFGGKGDKPSDSEVSAAPGEGDSGQIGIDWADKLRDAWHGTVDTASYAGQKVKETSDELTPHVQQVLDSHPYLKDVILPVSYTMIATVLAWVVMPTILRKLHKYAMQGPAALFPGTFIGEQVPYEKSFWGALEDPIRYLLTFIAFSQIAIMVAPKAIALQYIIEAWRGAVILSFVWFLHRWKTNVFSRVLAMKGLAGLDREKLLALDKLSSVGLFVIGIMALAEACGVAVQSIITVGGIGGVATAFAARDVLGNVLSGLSMQFSKPFSLGDTIKAGSIEGQVVDMGLTTTSLLNAEKFPVIVPNSLFSSQVIVNKSRAEWRAMVTKIPLHSDDLDKIPQVTNDIKNMLKVHPKVFLGKEVPYCFLSRVENLYAELTLGCNLKHMSKDELYSTQQDILLQVVQIIKQHGAKLGSTMQDFTTQ; this is encoded by the exons ATGGCTAGAGTTTTGTTCTCCTGTTTGGAATCCGTATGTAGATCCGCCAAACCCTCTTCGAAATTTCCGTCCTTGATGTCGGGAAGATCTTACATGTCCTGTTCCAAGCATCTCGCAGAAGCCTGCCGAGAAACATCGCATCCTTTTGTTAACCAGGTCTTCTGCCCGGTCGCATCCCCAACCCTTATTAGAGGTTTTCCATCTACGCATGTCAGGACACTGGCCCCTGTATCTGTTCCTGACACCCAGCATTACAATGACAAACCTTCAAATGCATTTAGCGCCAAATTCTCTCAGTCACAATTTAGGAGGGCATTGTATCCTGTCTCGGTGAGCCCTGTTTTGAATTCGAGGCGATACTTGTCGTTTTTCGGTGGCAAGGGAGATAAACCCAGTGACAGTGAAGTTTCAGCTGCTCCTGGTGAGGGAGACAGTGGTCAGATTGGAATTGATTGGGCTGATAAGCTCAGAGATGCTTGGCATGGCACGGTGGATACCGCGAGTTATGCGGGGCAGAAGGTTAAAGAAACTTCTGATGAATTGACTCCGCATGTTCAACAGGTGCTCGATTCCCATCCCTATCTTAAGGATGTTATCCTTCCCGTTAGCTATACCATGATCGCTACTGTATTGGCTTGGGTTGTCATGCCTACAATTTTGAGGAAGTTGCACAAGTATGCGATGCAAGGTCCTGCGGCATTGTTTCCGGGAACCTTTATAGGCGAGCAGGTTCCATATGAGAAAAGTTTTTGGGGTGCTCTGGAGGATCCTATTCGATATCTACTCACTTTCATAGCATTTTCTCAGAT AGCCATTATGGTAGCTCCAAAGGCTATAGCTTTGCAGTACATCATAGAAGCATGGAGGGGTGCAGTTATCCTTTCATTTGTATGGTTTTTGCACCGCTGGAAAACAAATGTGTTCTCTCGTGTATTGGCAATGAAGGGCTTAGCTGGGCTTGATCGAGAGAAATTGCTTGCTTTGGACAAACTTTCATCTGTTGGGCTATTTGTAATTGGTATCATGGCCTTAGCAGAGGCGTGTGGGGTGGCTGTGCAATCAATAATCACTGTGGGTGGTATAGGAG GGGTGGCTACTGCTTTTGCTGCCCGAGATGTTCTTGGAAATGTGCTCAGTGGGTTATCTATGCAGTTTTCAAAGCCATTTTCCCTGGGAGATACCATAAAA GCTGGATCTATAGAAGGTCAAGTTGTGGATATGGGGCTCACCACAACATCACTTCTTAATGCTGAGAAATTTCCAGTAATTGTTCCTAATTCACTGTTTTCTAGTCAG GTTATTGTGAATAAGTCTCGTGCCGAATGGCGTGCCATGGTAACGAAAATCCCTCTCCATAGTGATGATCTGGACAAGATTCCCCAGGTGACCAATGACATTAAGAACATGCTAAAAGTACACCCTAAAGTTTTCTTGGGGAAGGAGGTCCCTTACTGTTTCCTGTCACGGGTGGAAAATCTATACGCGGAGCTGACTCTTGGATGTAATCTTAAGCACATG AGCAAAGATGAGTTATATTCTACACAACAAGACATTCTTCTGCAGGTGGTCCAGATAATTAAGCAGCACGGTGCTAAGTTGGGCAGCACCATGCAAGATTTTACCACCCAATGA
- the LOC116196404 gene encoding tyrosine N-monooxygenase-like: MAVVIAASTPFLIFLLFFVAKLMHQRIINNQHLIKARLPPGPVPWPIIGCIPEMLRRKPTFRWILGWMKEMDTDIACFRFGNVHVIPVTCPTIAQELLKKQDAVFASRPLSVAAGTFSGGYKTTILSPYGETWKKMRKVLNSEIVSPARHQWLHDKRIMEADNLVRYIYNQSKNFGRVNLRTACRQYSGNVMRRLMFNQRYFVENITDDGAPTFREEEHVEALFEMLRYLYAFCISDYLPYLAGLDLDGHEKIIKGVHETILKYHEPIIRERIQKWREDDGRNFRAENELAKIEPQDLLDVLISLKDTWEKPLLTPKEIMAQTLEIMIAGIDNPANAVEWAMAEMINNPEILNKAVEEVDKVVGKGRLVQEQDIPNLNYIKAFTREAFRLHPLHSFNPPHLSLSETVVAGYRIPKGSHVILCRRGLGRNPEVWDRPLEFRPERHLFTGGNANRCNGSPEEVLLTEPNLRFISFSTGRRGCIGITLGTVMTVMLLARIVQGFSWMKPPELSKISLEESDRDLSLANPLVICAKPRLPSHFYVPIIKE, encoded by the exons ATGGCTGTCGTTATCGCGGCTTCTACGCCCTTCTTAATATTCCTCCTCTTTTTTGTAGCAAAACTCATGCATCAAAGAATTATTAACAACCAACACTTAATCAAGGCCCGGCTACCCCCGGGACCTGTCCCCTGGCCAATCATTGGGTGCATACCTGAGATGCTACGGCGAAAACCGACGTTCAGGTGGATCCTTGGCTGGATGAAGGAGATGGACACTGACATTGCGTGCTTTCGCTTCGGGAATGTCCACGTGATCCCAGTGACTTGCCCCACGATTGCCCAAGAGTTACTGAAGAAGCAAGATGCCGTTTTTGCTTCAAGGCCATTGTCTGTGGCTGCTGGTACCTTCAGTGGCGGATATAAAACCACCATTTTATCACCCTATGGAGAAACTTGGAAGAAAATGAGGAAGGTGTTAAACTCAGAAATCGTTTCTCCGGCGAGGCACCAGTGGCTCCATGATAAAAGAATCATGGAAGCCGATAACTTAGTTAG GTACATTTACAATCAGAGCAAAAACTTTGGGAGAGTGAACCTGAGGACTGCATGCCGGCAATATTCCGGGAATGTGATGCGGAGATTAATGTTCAATCAGAGATATTTTGTAGAAAACATCACTGATGATGGAGCTCCAACATTCCGGGAAGAGGAGCACGTGGAAGCTCTCTTCGAGATGCTTAGGTACCTCTATGCATTCTGCATATCAGACTACTTACCTTACTTGGCAGGGCTTGATTTAGACGGCCATGAAAAGATTATTAAGGGAGTTCATGAGACCATTCTTAAGTACCATGAGCCTATAATAAGAGAGAGGATCCAAAAATGGAGGGAGGATGACGGTCGCAACTTCCGAGCGGAAAACGAGTTGGCAAAGATTGAGCCTCAGGACCTGCTCGATGTTCTGATTTCACTTAAGGACACATGGGAGAAGCCGCTGCTTACACCAAAAGAGATTATGGCACAGACCTTG GAGATCATGATCGCGGGAATTGATAATCCAGCAAATGCAGTGGAATGGGCCATGGCAGAGATGATTAATAACCCTGAGATCCTCAACAAGGCTGTGGAAGAAGTAGACAAGGTTGTGGGAAAAGGGAGACTTGTCCAAGAACAAGACATTCCTAACCTTAACTACATCAAGGCATTCACTAGGGAAGCCTTTAGGCTCCACCCACTACATTCCTTCAACCCCCCGCATCTGTCCTTATCCGAGACCGTCGTCGCGGGCTATCGTATCCCGAAGGGAAGCCACGTTATTCTATGCCGAAGAGGATTAGGCAGAAATCCTGAAGTCTGGGACAGGCCACTGGAATTCAGACCGGAGAGGCATCTCTTTACTGGAGGCAATGCAAATAGGTGCAATGGCTCCCCCGAGGAGGTTTTGCTCACAGAACCTAACTTGAGGTTCATATCCTTTAGCACAGGGCGCCGAGGCTGTATCGGGATAACTCTTGGGACAGTTATGACGGTAATGCTGCTTGCAAGGATTGTTCAGGGGTTTTCGTGGATGAAGCCACCGGAGCTATCAAAAATTAGCCTCGAAGAGTCAGATCGCGATTTGTCGCTAGCTAATCCATTGGTCATATGTGCTAAACCTCGCTTGCCTTCACATTTTTACGTACCCATAATTAAGGagtga